One part of the Haliaeetus albicilla chromosome 9, bHalAlb1.1, whole genome shotgun sequence genome encodes these proteins:
- the LOC138686944 gene encoding collagen alpha-1(I) chain-like, translated as MSALKMWRFQPLSVKPDTSPAPRTASRQGADTQPPPPAPLGHGDGVTPQSAAGHPTQAGTGARDLPPAPRPPPIPGGWVGRRHPASAVPGSTPADLLSASPGRPNLFLPVAPGPRCTPQTPTGEGREQLLRRRPPPHAADAPAHCPAQGSPQPPTTAGTQAARAPSRLSREGLGSWCRSPRPSAKAAGAGRRDGDPHPAGGPLHPMAPSKPRGSSRGASCNLTSGRPRDVAAWATLAQPWHPSPQKEEEGVVVAVTQGMGTPGDSPQHGQTRPPWPPHRQHNRERAEYSPPRGKNLGRLSGPAETVHPTDLERGGRGERQISPGPTGAGGGGEKPSPSPALPPPQPARRCPGRGGSRPGEGGKGNRRGGGGGCNRRSRRGRCLPRAGRGRARGPAPGPQSGRGGVPARGRVSQAPSDRGSGRQGSAAAGADSPGGRGENDDIRQGGEKGAPATGSGQAAAAAREQPGPSPASPPGRGGGPAGWRCRLRPGAAGQARGAGTILAAGEEGGAGAAGRGAGPGAASGGPAPPPPPRGGGGGLCQGHVSLPAAAMARGLTGTGGRGGGGGARTTCGGGGGGGGGRPRRAQRREHVRGGGAHRPARGRGAAPRGTTGAEGPGRARPGGERSVDGAGRGRGPAAAAAAVVAAAAGRRPRGGGGDGGGGGAEGPGGARPGAAARGPPQRSAARPFPEPRRAQGRGRAPPRGRGARGRGLKPLWAPPAARDAGAAPLPPLSRGGAGRGGRSFRSPRRRGGAGNAPSRAKPRLPARHAHRSGPPPHAPCREHVARRRTRHPPGTGTLPGPGITPARTHRHRHPPGTSTH; from the exons ATGTCAGCCCTGAAAATGTGGCGTTTCCAGCCCCTCAGCGTAAAGCCAGACACCAGCCCTGCCCCACGGACGGCATCACGCCAGGGCGCAGACACCCAGccaccccctcctgccccactggGGCACGGGGACGGG GTGACCCCGCAGAGCGCTGCTGGGCACCCCACACAAGCAGGCACCGGTGCCCGTGACCTGCCGCCAGCACCCAGGCCACCACCAATTCCAGGGGGCTGGGTGGGCCGGCGGCACCCGGCGTCAGCCGTGCCCGGCTCCACCCCGGCTGACCTACTAAGCGCTTCCCCCGGCCGGCCAAACCTGTTCCTGCCGGTGGCGCCGGGTCCCCGGTGCACGCCACAAACACCTaccggggagggcagggagcagctccTGCGTCGTCGTCCCCCACCCCACGCCGCTGACGCTCCGGCCCACTGCCCTGCCCAGGGGAGCCCGCAGCCCCCCACCACCGCCGGCACCCAGGCGGCCCGGGCACCCTCCCGGCTGTCCCGGGAGGGACTTGGCAGCTGGTGCCGCTCTCCCCGCCCCAGTGCAAAGGCCGCCGGGGCAGGAAGAAGAGACGGTGACCCCCACCCCGCCGGGGGTCCCCTGCACCCCATGGCACCCAGCAAGCCCCGAGGGAGCAGCCGTGGTGCCTCCTGTAACCTGACGTCCGGACGC ccccgggaTGTGGCAGCCTGGGCCACCTTAGCTCAGCCTTGGCACCCGTCACCccaaaaagaggaggagggggtggtggtggcggtCACACAGGGGATGGGGACGCCCGGCGACAGCCCCCAGCACGGGCAGACCCGGCCTCCCTGGCCCCCCCACCGCCAGCACAACCGGGAGCGAGCAGAATACTCACCCCCCCGCGGGAAAAACCTGGGCCGGCTGAGCGGGCCTGCAGAGACCGTTCATCCGACTGActtggagagaggagggaggggggagagacaGATCAGCCCGGGCCCCaccggggcagggggtgggggggagaagcCCAGCCCGAGCCCCgcgctgccccctccccagccggCCCGGCGGTGCCCGGGGCGAGGCGGGTCCCGTCCCGGtgagggggggaaggggaaccgccggggggggggagggggttgcAACAGGAGAAGCCGCCGCGGCCGCTGCCTCCCCCGCGCCGGGAGAGGCCGGGCCCGCGGGCCAGCGCCGGGCCCACagtcggggcgggggggggtccctgcccgAGGCCGGGTCAGCCAGGCCCCGTCCGACCGGGGGAGCGGGAGGCAGGgctccgcggcggcgggggctgaCTCGCCGGGCGGCCGGGGGGAGAACGACGACATACGACAAGGCGGGGAGAAGGGGGCCCCGGCGACGGGGTCGGGCCaggccgcggcggcggcccgggaGCAGCCAGGCCCGAGCCCGGCCTCGCCCCCAGGCCGAGGCGGCGGCCCGGCCGGCTGGCGCTGCCGGCTCCgtcccggggcggcggggcaggcCCGAGGGGCCGGCACCATCTtggcggcgggggaggaggggggggccggggcggcggggcgcggcgcggggccCGGTGCGGCATccggcggccccgctccccccccccccccccgcggcggcggcggcggcctctGCCAAGGACACGTGTCACTGCCGGCCGCCGCCATGGCCCGCGGCCTCACCGGCaccggcgggcggggcgggggcggcggggcacGCACCAcgtgcggcggcggcggcggcggcggcggcggcaggccTAGGCGGGCGCAGCGGCGGGAGCAcgtgcgcggcggcggggcgcacCGGCCGGCACGTGGGCGCGGAGCGGCGCCGCGCGGGACCACCGGGGCggaggggccgggccgggcccggcccggcggggagcGGAGCGTGGACGGGGCAGGGCGAGGgagggggccggcggcggcggcggcggctgtggtggcggcggcggcggggcggcgccCACGTGGTGGCGGtggcgacggcggcggcggcggcgcggaggGGCCCGGCGGCGCGaggcccggggcggcggcgcgcggcccg CCGCAGCGCAGCGCAGCACGACCATTTCCGGAGCCGCGCCGCGCGcaggggcggggccgggcgccgcCGCGGGGGAGGGGcgcgcgggggcggggcctgaAGCCGCTCTGGGCACCGCCCGCGGCACGTGACGCCGGCGCCGCGCCCCTGCCGCCGCTGTCACgtggcggggcggggcggggcgggaggagtTTCCGCTCGCCCCGGCGACGGGGTGGGGCGGGGAACGCCCCCTCCCGCGCCAAGCCACGCCTCCCGGCGCGTCACGCCCACCGCTCCGGCCCTCCCCCGCACGCCCCGTGCCGGGAGCACGTCGCGCGCCGCCGCACCCGGCACCCACCCGGCACCGGCACCCTCCCAGGACCCGGCATCACCCCGGCCCGCAcccaccggcaccggcaccctCCCGGGACCAGCACCCATTAG